One window from the genome of Rhodococcus sp. ABRD24 encodes:
- a CDS encoding putative glycolipid-binding domain-containing protein produces the protein MESVRVQLNGNRIKATGRIIGGECPEHPAFSASYDLVTDENGVTRRLSLRTALTSGERQMSISRDEEGAWMVETGTTHLRSTFAGAKDVDVVLSPFFNTLPIRRFGLQHESEDLQVPVVYVNLPDLAVQEASLTYSSGADGIHVLSPVSSSSITVDADGFVLDYPGLAERI, from the coding sequence ATGGAATCGGTGCGGGTGCAGTTGAACGGAAACCGAATCAAGGCGACCGGACGCATCATCGGCGGCGAGTGCCCCGAACACCCCGCGTTCAGCGCATCATATGACCTCGTCACGGACGAGAACGGCGTCACTCGACGACTGTCCCTGCGTACCGCGCTGACATCCGGCGAGCGGCAGATGTCGATCAGCCGGGACGAGGAGGGCGCCTGGATGGTCGAGACCGGCACTACCCACCTGCGGTCCACGTTCGCCGGGGCGAAGGACGTCGATGTGGTGCTGAGCCCGTTCTTCAACACGCTGCCGATCCGGCGCTTCGGGCTGCAGCACGAGTCCGAGGACCTCCAGGTCCCCGTTGTCTACGTGAATCTGCCCGACCTGGCAGTACAGGAGGCGTCGCTGACCTACAGCAGCGGCGCCGATGGCATCCACGTCCTCTCTCCGGTATCGAGTTCGTCGATCACCGTCGATGCGGACGGGTTCGTCCTCGACTACCCGGGGCTCGCGGAGCGGATCTGA
- a CDS encoding CueP family metal-binding protein: protein MAYNQFAKIVKTLVCAVAGAALLAGCGTTATTERDEPAPVTAGELLEQHGLDGLDAREVITRLDTMPVDDRPADLLASVRSRTVELSDGSGATASLALPDEQFYVSIAPYATQTHECYFHSLTTCLGEMQNEDIRVSVTDRANGAVLVDRMLRTNDNGFFGLWLPRAVDATVTLESGGRSVTSAISTYDDDPTCVTTLQLT, encoded by the coding sequence ATGGCGTACAACCAGTTCGCGAAGATAGTCAAGACTCTTGTCTGTGCCGTGGCTGGGGCGGCGCTCCTCGCCGGATGCGGCACGACCGCCACAACCGAACGCGACGAACCGGCGCCGGTCACAGCCGGGGAGCTGCTCGAACAGCACGGCCTCGACGGTCTCGACGCCCGCGAGGTGATCACCCGGCTCGACACCATGCCGGTCGACGATCGGCCCGCGGATCTGCTCGCATCGGTCAGGTCGCGTACGGTCGAGCTCTCCGACGGCAGCGGCGCCACGGCGTCCTTGGCGCTACCTGACGAGCAGTTCTACGTCTCGATCGCCCCCTATGCCACGCAGACTCACGAGTGCTACTTTCACAGCCTGACGACGTGTCTCGGCGAGATGCAGAACGAGGACATCCGGGTCTCGGTCACCGACCGCGCGAACGGCGCCGTGCTCGTCGATCGCATGCTCCGCACCAACGACAACGGGTTCTTCGGACTCTGGCTGCCGAGAGCTGTCGACGCGACCGTCACACTCGAAAGCGGCGGCCGCTCGGTTACGTCGGCGATCTCCACATACGACGACGATCCGACCTGTGTGACGACGCTGCAGCTCACCTGA